The Vigna unguiculata cultivar IT97K-499-35 chromosome 6, ASM411807v1, whole genome shotgun sequence genome contains a region encoding:
- the LOC114188532 gene encoding isoleucine N-monooxygenase 1-like, whose translation MGYDPYISCLHLQSLLISLLVVICGFTIIKVFKNHIIQKPKLPPGPKPWPIVGNLPEMLSNKPVFQWIHNLMQDMNTEIACIRLGNVHVIPVTCPSIACEFLRKHDAEFASRPLTMATDIMSSGYVTIAIVPFGEQWKKMRRIFVNDLFSPLRHHSFQHKRNEEADNIMFYVYNRCNNVNGKGLVNVRDVTQHYCCNVTRKMIFNTRYFGKGRVDGGPGPEEVEQVNAIFKLLKHVYAFSVSDYVAWLRAFDLDGHKRKVKEGMRRMEKYHDPMIEERMKQWKNGAKSVEEDLLDVLISLKDHNNNPTLTTKEIKALTIELMLGGADNPSNAVECTLAEMVNQPHILQQAIDEVDKVVGKQRMVQESDIPNLNYLKACLREAFRLHPVVPFNPPHVSSNDTMVANYFIPKGSHVLLSRLGLGRNPKVWSEPHKFKPERHQKSDGSMVVLSELDLKFISFGTGRRGCPAIILGSTMTVMLLARLIHAFSWSAPPNLSSINTFKSDSGGMLAEPLVLEAKPRLASKLYYN comes from the exons ATGGGTTACGATCCCTATATTTCATGTCTGCACCTTCAATCCCTTCTCATTTCTTTATTAGTTGTGATTTGTGGTTTTACTATCATCAAAGTCTTCAAAAATCACATAATTCAGAAGCCTAAACTGCCTCCAGGTCCTAAACCCTGGCCTATAGTTGGTAATCTTCCTGAAATGCTTTCAAACAAACCTGTTTTTCAATGGATTCACAACCTCATGCAAGATATGAACACTGAAATTGCATGCATTCGTCTAGGAAATGTCCATGTAATCCCTGTCACATGTCCCTCCATAGCATGTGAGTTTTTGAGAAAGCATGATGCTGAGTTTGCATCAAGACCACTGACAATGGCCACTGATATCATGTCCAGTGGTTATGTGACCATAGCTATTGTACCCTTTGGGGAGCAATGGAAGAAAATGAGGAGAATCTTCGTCAACGACTTGTTCTCCCCTCTCAGGCACCACTCATTCCAACACAAAAGGAACGAAGAAGCTGATAACATCATGTTTTATGTCTACAACAGATGCAACAATGTGAACGGTAAGGGCCTCGTGAATGTGAGGGATGTTACACAACACTATTGCTGCAATGTGAcgagaaaaatgatttttaacacAAGGTACTTTGGAAAGGGTAGGGTGGATGGAGGGCCAGGGCCAGAGGAAGTAGAACAAGTGAACGCCATTTTCAAATTGCTTAAACACGTTTATGCATTTTCTGTTTCTGATTATGTGGCGTGGTTGAGGGCTTTTGATTTGGATGGGCACAAGAGGAAGGTGAAGGAAGGAATGAGAAGGATGGAGAAGTATCATGATCCGATGATTGAAGAGAGAATGAAGCAATGGAAGAATGGAGCAAAGAGCGTTGAAGAAGACTTGTTGGATGTTCTCATATCACTCAAAGATCACAATAATAATCCTACTTTGACAACCAAGGAAATCAAGGCGCTTACGATA GAACTAATGCTCGGAGGTGCAGACAATCCATCTAATGCAGTTGAATGTACCCTTGCAGAAATGGTAAATCAACCCCATATACTTCAACAAGCTATTGATGAAGTAGACAAGGTTGTAGGTAAGCAAAGAATGGTACAAGAATCAGATATTCCAAATCTCAATTATTTAAAGGCTTGTTTGAGAGAAGCCTTTCGCCTTCATCCTGTGGTACCCTTTAATCCTCCCCATGTCTCAAGCAATGACACAATGGTGGCAAACTATTTTATTCCAAAGGGTAGCCATGTACTGCTAAGCAGACTTGGACTTGGACGAAACCCTAAAGTGTGGAGTGAACCTCACAAGTTCAAACCTGAACGCCATCAAAAGAGTGATGGATCTATGGTTGTTTTGTCAGAACTTGACTTGAAGTTCATATCATTTGGCACAGGAAGAAGAGGTTGTCCTGCAATCATACTTGGGTCCACCATGACTGTGATGTTATTGGCCAGGTTGATCCATGCATTTTCCTGGAGTGCACCCCCCAATTTATCAAGTATCAACACTTTTAAGTCTGATAGTGGTGGTATGCTTGCTGAACCACTTGTTTTAGAAGCCAAACCAAGATTAGCATCAAAGTTGTATTACAATTAA
- the LOC114188640 gene encoding B3 domain-containing transcription repressor VAL1-like isoform X2, with the protein MGSDICVVNGSCTHEWRKGWPLRSGGFAQLCCKCGFMEEWKGDIHEPLSAYENSVFCSKFHHQQTGWRECNFCNKPIHCGCTASRSLFEHLDFGGIGCVSCVNTSQLSTMRNIENPNGPVSLIKNNASDRPSRSEGRMFARGVDEGKLMQFCKIIEASESSRWNNAQRDGIVSRHGHKNQEAKCSFGEGDIGFSNVVKPSVPSLTFGTLENNRSPWEIKNIHEANAQPSLSMYLGNASGNNSVMPSAGEAVEGRLEGKTSPFHQGQRSRPIFPKPLKSSGLTMNVEIEKGALSQSRVARPPADGRGKNQLLPRYWPRITDQELERLSGDLKSAVVPLFEKVLSASDAGRIGRLVLPKACAEAYFPTISQSEGVPLRMQDVKGNEWTFQFRFWPNNNSRMYVLEGVTPCIQAMQLRAGDTVTFSRIDPGGKLVMGFRRASNSPDTQDTSTSAQSNSAKGTTSAGTENPPSGSNHANLLLSMKGNVEPNFNGQREHPVLGTGTSGLLITETNGMMTNNTSLQRKVSVLEKKKTRNIGPKNKRLLIDNEDARELKLTWEEAQDLLRPPPCVKPSIVTIEDQVFEEYDEPPVFGKRTIFSTCSSGVKAQWAQCDDCSKWRKLPVDVLLPANWTCFDNIWDSRRCSCTVPEELSSGELENLLKPDKDFKKRRSDEKSKSIQEHEASGLEALASAAALGDNLVDTAESSAGATTKHPRHRPGCSCIVCIQPPSGKGRHKPTCTCNVCLTVKRRFKTLMLRKKKRQSEREAEAEAAQKDQVLPKEESDTNETSRDDATQLEKEVVGLSRSQAEAGESSAAGQIDLNSDPNRDDMNGENSSLHTPQSNGEGQRHFSDLRSFASLMWNQERRDEEDNEPNQNHNNLC; encoded by the exons ATGGGTTCTGATATTTGCGTCGTTAATGGTTCGTGCACTCATGAATGGAGAAAGGGGTGGCCTCTGCGATCTGGTGGATTCGCCCAACTGTGCTGCAAGTGCGG ATTTATGGAGGAGTGGAAGGGTGACATCCATGAGCCATT ATCCGCATATGAGAATTCAGTTTTCTGCAGCAAATTCCATCACCAACAAACTGGTTGGAGGGAGTGTAACTTTTGCAACAAG CCTATCCACTGTGGTTGCACGGCATCTAGATCTTTGTTCGAGCATCTTGACTTTGGTGGTATAGGATGTGTTAGCTGTGTAAATACTAGCCAACTTAGTACG ATGAGGAATATTGAAAATCCAAATGGGCCTGtttcattgataaaaaataatgcaagtGATCGGCCTTCTCGTTCTGAGGGAAGAATGTTTGCGCGTGGTGTTGATGAAGGAAAACTTATGCAGTTCTGCAAAATTATTGAAGCTAGTGAATCCAGCAGATGGAATAATGCTCAAAGAGATGGTATCGTTTCACGTCATGGCCACAAAAACCAAGAAGCCAAATGTTCATTTGGGGAAGGAGACATTGGTTTTTCAAATGTGGTGAAGCCATCTGTTCCGTCATTAACATTTGGTacattagaaaataataggTCACCATGGGAGATTAAAAACATTCACGAAGCAAATGCTCAGCCATCATTGAGTATGTACCTGGGAAATGCATCTGGGAACAACTCTGTCATGCCTTCTGCTGGAGAGGCTGTGGAAGGAAGACTTGAGGGAAAAACATCTCCTTTTCATCAAGGCCAAAGATCTCGTCctatatttccaaaaccactgAAGAGTAGTGGGCTTACCATGAATGTGGAAATAGAAAAAGGTGCACTTTCTCAATCTCGAGTTGCTCGGCCACCTGCAGATGGCAGAGGAAAGAATCAGTTACTTCCTCGATACTGGCCGAGGATTACCGATCAAGAGCTGGAGCGACTTTCCGGAGA TTTGAAATCTGCAGTTGTGCCATTATTTGAGAAGGTATTAAGTGCCAGTGATGCTGGTCGAATTGGCCGTCTTGTTCTCCCAAAAGCCTGCGCTGAG GCATATTTCCCTACTATTTCACAATCTGAGGGTGTTCCTCTGCGAATGCAAGATGTGAAGGGGAATGAGTGGACATTTCAGTTCAGATTTTGGCCAAATAACAACAGTAGAATGTATGTATTGGAGGGTGTGACCCCATGCATACAGGCCATGCAATTACGCGCTGGTGATACTG TAACATTTAGTCGGATAGATCCAGGAGGCAAACTTGTAATGGGTTTCAGAAGGGCATCAAATTCTCCAGATACACAG GATACCTCCACATCTGCACAATCTAATTCAGCAAAGGGAACCACCTCTGCTGGAACTGAGAATCCGCCATCAGGAAGTAATCATGCCAATCTTCTCCTTTCAATGAAGGGGAATGTGGAACCTAACTTTAATGGACAAAGAGAACATCCAGTTTTGGGTACTGGAACTTCTGGGTTGCTTATAACTGAAACTAATGGGATGATGACAAACAATACTTCACTACAGCGAAAAGTTTCAGTTTTAGAGAAGAAGAAGACTCGTAATATTGGGCCTAAAAATAAGAGGCTGCTTATTGACAATGAAGATGCCAGGGAGTTGAAACTTACATGGGAAGAAGCACAGGATTTACTTCGTCCTCCTCCTTGTGTCAAGCCAAGCATCGTCACAATTGAGGACCAAGTATTTGAAGAATACGAT GAACCCCCAGTTTTTGGAAAGAGAACTATATTCAGTACCTGTTCTTCTGG GGTGAAGGCACAATGGGCTCAATGTGATGATTGCTCTAAATGGCGAAAGCTTCCCGTTGATGTTCTTCTTCCTGCCAATTGGACATGTTTTGACAATATTTGGGATTCGAGAAG ATGTTCATGCACAGTACCTGAAGAGCTGAGTTCAGGGGAAttagaaaatcttttgaaaCCCGACAAAG ATTTTAAGAAGCGAAGAAGTGATGAAAAGAGCAAGTCAATCCAAGAACATGAGGCATCTGGCTTGGAAGCTCTTGCCAGTGCAGCAGCCCTGGGAGATAATCTTGTTGACACGGCCGAATCGTCGGCCGGAGCCACCACCAAACATCCTAGACACCGTCCCGGCTGCTCTTGCATTGTGTGCATCCAGCCACCAAGTGGCAAGGGGCGACACAAGCCGACATGCACATGCAACGTGTGCCTGACCGTGAAGCGGCGGTTCAAAACCCTGATGCTGCGAAAGAAAAAACGGCAATCCGAACGCGAAGCAGAAGCAGAAGCTGCCCAGAAAGATCAAGTTCTCCCCAAAGAAGAGTCAGATACCAATGAAACATCAAGAGATGATGCAACTCAGTTGGAGAAAGAGGTAGTGGGACTAAGCAGAAGTCAAGCTGAAGCGGGTGAGTCCAGTGCTGCTGGACAAATTGATCTGAATTCTGATCCCAACCGTGACGACATG AACGGTGAGAATTCTTCTTTGCACACTCCTCAATCCAATGGAGAAGGTCAGAGACACTTCTCTGATCTAAGAAGCTTTGCATCCCTTATGTGGAACCAAGAAAGAAGAGATGAAGAAGACAATGAACCCaaccaaaaccacaacaatCTTTGTTAA
- the LOC114188640 gene encoding B3 domain-containing transcription repressor VAL1-like isoform X1: protein MGSDICVVNGSCTHEWRKGWPLRSGGFAQLCCKCGFMEEWKGDIHEPLSAYENSVFCSKFHHQQTGWRECNFCNKPIHCGCTASRSLFEHLDFGGIGCVSCVNTSQLSTMRNIENPNGPVSLIKNNASDRPSRSEGRMFARGVDEGKLMQFCKIIEASESSRWNNAQRDGIVSRHGHKNQEAKCSFGEGDIGFSNVVKPSVPSLTFGTLENNRSPWEIKNIHEANAQPSLSMYLGNASGNNSVMPSAGEAVEGRLEGKTSPFHQGQRSRPIFPKPLKSSGLTMNVEIEKGALSQSRVARPPADGRGKNQLLPRYWPRITDQELERLSGDLKSAVVPLFEKVLSASDAGRIGRLVLPKACAEAYFPTISQSEGVPLRMQDVKGNEWTFQFRFWPNNNSRMYVLEGVTPCIQAMQLRAGDTVTFSRIDPGGKLVMGFRRASNSPDTQDTSTSAQSNSAKGTTSAGTENPPSGSNHANLLLSMKGNVEPNFNGQREHPVLGTGTSGLLITETNGMMTNNTSLQRKVSVLEKKKTRNIGPKNKRLLIDNEDARELKLTWEEAQDLLRPPPCVKPSIVTIEDQVFEEYDEPPVFGKRTIFSTCSSGVKAQWAQCDDCSKWRKLPVDVLLPANWTCFDNIWDSRRCSCTVPEELSSGELENLLKPDKDFKKRRSDEKSKSIQEHEASGLEALASAAALGDNLVDTAESSAGATTKHPRHRPGCSCIVCIQPPSGKGRHKPTCTCNVCLTVKRRFKTLMLRKKKRQSEREAEAEAAQKDQVLPKEESDTNETSRDDATQLEKEVVGLSRSQAEAGESSAAGQIDLNSDPNRDDMVIDLSAVLFCESDPTTEHEYMNQNDPRSYNNELQNGENSSLHTPQSNGEGQRHFSDLRSFASLMWNQERRDEEDNEPNQNHNNLC from the exons ATGGGTTCTGATATTTGCGTCGTTAATGGTTCGTGCACTCATGAATGGAGAAAGGGGTGGCCTCTGCGATCTGGTGGATTCGCCCAACTGTGCTGCAAGTGCGG ATTTATGGAGGAGTGGAAGGGTGACATCCATGAGCCATT ATCCGCATATGAGAATTCAGTTTTCTGCAGCAAATTCCATCACCAACAAACTGGTTGGAGGGAGTGTAACTTTTGCAACAAG CCTATCCACTGTGGTTGCACGGCATCTAGATCTTTGTTCGAGCATCTTGACTTTGGTGGTATAGGATGTGTTAGCTGTGTAAATACTAGCCAACTTAGTACG ATGAGGAATATTGAAAATCCAAATGGGCCTGtttcattgataaaaaataatgcaagtGATCGGCCTTCTCGTTCTGAGGGAAGAATGTTTGCGCGTGGTGTTGATGAAGGAAAACTTATGCAGTTCTGCAAAATTATTGAAGCTAGTGAATCCAGCAGATGGAATAATGCTCAAAGAGATGGTATCGTTTCACGTCATGGCCACAAAAACCAAGAAGCCAAATGTTCATTTGGGGAAGGAGACATTGGTTTTTCAAATGTGGTGAAGCCATCTGTTCCGTCATTAACATTTGGTacattagaaaataataggTCACCATGGGAGATTAAAAACATTCACGAAGCAAATGCTCAGCCATCATTGAGTATGTACCTGGGAAATGCATCTGGGAACAACTCTGTCATGCCTTCTGCTGGAGAGGCTGTGGAAGGAAGACTTGAGGGAAAAACATCTCCTTTTCATCAAGGCCAAAGATCTCGTCctatatttccaaaaccactgAAGAGTAGTGGGCTTACCATGAATGTGGAAATAGAAAAAGGTGCACTTTCTCAATCTCGAGTTGCTCGGCCACCTGCAGATGGCAGAGGAAAGAATCAGTTACTTCCTCGATACTGGCCGAGGATTACCGATCAAGAGCTGGAGCGACTTTCCGGAGA TTTGAAATCTGCAGTTGTGCCATTATTTGAGAAGGTATTAAGTGCCAGTGATGCTGGTCGAATTGGCCGTCTTGTTCTCCCAAAAGCCTGCGCTGAG GCATATTTCCCTACTATTTCACAATCTGAGGGTGTTCCTCTGCGAATGCAAGATGTGAAGGGGAATGAGTGGACATTTCAGTTCAGATTTTGGCCAAATAACAACAGTAGAATGTATGTATTGGAGGGTGTGACCCCATGCATACAGGCCATGCAATTACGCGCTGGTGATACTG TAACATTTAGTCGGATAGATCCAGGAGGCAAACTTGTAATGGGTTTCAGAAGGGCATCAAATTCTCCAGATACACAG GATACCTCCACATCTGCACAATCTAATTCAGCAAAGGGAACCACCTCTGCTGGAACTGAGAATCCGCCATCAGGAAGTAATCATGCCAATCTTCTCCTTTCAATGAAGGGGAATGTGGAACCTAACTTTAATGGACAAAGAGAACATCCAGTTTTGGGTACTGGAACTTCTGGGTTGCTTATAACTGAAACTAATGGGATGATGACAAACAATACTTCACTACAGCGAAAAGTTTCAGTTTTAGAGAAGAAGAAGACTCGTAATATTGGGCCTAAAAATAAGAGGCTGCTTATTGACAATGAAGATGCCAGGGAGTTGAAACTTACATGGGAAGAAGCACAGGATTTACTTCGTCCTCCTCCTTGTGTCAAGCCAAGCATCGTCACAATTGAGGACCAAGTATTTGAAGAATACGAT GAACCCCCAGTTTTTGGAAAGAGAACTATATTCAGTACCTGTTCTTCTGG GGTGAAGGCACAATGGGCTCAATGTGATGATTGCTCTAAATGGCGAAAGCTTCCCGTTGATGTTCTTCTTCCTGCCAATTGGACATGTTTTGACAATATTTGGGATTCGAGAAG ATGTTCATGCACAGTACCTGAAGAGCTGAGTTCAGGGGAAttagaaaatcttttgaaaCCCGACAAAG ATTTTAAGAAGCGAAGAAGTGATGAAAAGAGCAAGTCAATCCAAGAACATGAGGCATCTGGCTTGGAAGCTCTTGCCAGTGCAGCAGCCCTGGGAGATAATCTTGTTGACACGGCCGAATCGTCGGCCGGAGCCACCACCAAACATCCTAGACACCGTCCCGGCTGCTCTTGCATTGTGTGCATCCAGCCACCAAGTGGCAAGGGGCGACACAAGCCGACATGCACATGCAACGTGTGCCTGACCGTGAAGCGGCGGTTCAAAACCCTGATGCTGCGAAAGAAAAAACGGCAATCCGAACGCGAAGCAGAAGCAGAAGCTGCCCAGAAAGATCAAGTTCTCCCCAAAGAAGAGTCAGATACCAATGAAACATCAAGAGATGATGCAACTCAGTTGGAGAAAGAGGTAGTGGGACTAAGCAGAAGTCAAGCTGAAGCGGGTGAGTCCAGTGCTGCTGGACAAATTGATCTGAATTCTGATCCCAACCGTGACGACATGGTAATTGATTTATCAGCAGTTCTGTTTTGTGAATCAGACCCTACTACAGAACATGAATATATGAACCAAAATGATCCAAGAAGCTACAATAATGAATTGCAGAACGGTGAGAATTCTTCTTTGCACACTCCTCAATCCAATGGAGAAGGTCAGAGACACTTCTCTGATCTAAGAAGCTTTGCATCCCTTATGTGGAACCAAGAAAGAAGAGATGAAGAAGACAATGAACCCaaccaaaaccacaacaatCTTTGTTAA